Proteins encoded within one genomic window of Xylophilus sp. GOD-11R:
- the hisF gene encoding imidazole glycerol phosphate synthase subunit HisF, translated as MLAKRIIPCLDVTGGRVVKGVNFLELRDAGDPVEIAARYNLQGADELTFLDITATSDERDLILPIIEAVASQVFIPLTVGGGVRTVDDVRRLLNAGADKTSFNSAAIANPQVIEDASARYGAQCIVVAIDAKRRSGEDENARGPGWDVYSHGGRKNTGMDAVAWAVEMARRGAGEILLTSMDRDGTKSGFDLALTRAVSDAVSVPVIASGGVGNLEHLADGVQQGGADAVLAASIFHYGQHTVGEAKSAMAARGIPVRL; from the coding sequence ATGCTCGCCAAACGCATCATTCCCTGCCTGGACGTCACCGGCGGCCGGGTCGTCAAGGGCGTCAATTTCCTGGAACTGCGCGACGCGGGTGACCCGGTCGAGATCGCCGCCCGCTACAACCTCCAGGGCGCCGACGAGCTGACCTTCCTGGACATCACCGCCACCAGCGACGAGCGTGACCTGATCCTGCCGATCATCGAGGCCGTCGCCTCGCAGGTGTTCATTCCGCTGACCGTCGGTGGCGGCGTGCGCACCGTCGACGACGTGCGCCGCCTGCTCAACGCCGGTGCCGACAAGACCAGCTTCAACTCGGCGGCCATCGCCAATCCGCAAGTCATCGAGGACGCCTCCGCGCGCTACGGCGCGCAGTGCATCGTGGTCGCCATCGACGCCAAGCGCCGCAGCGGCGAGGACGAGAACGCCCGCGGCCCCGGCTGGGACGTCTACAGCCACGGCGGCCGCAAGAACACCGGCATGGACGCGGTCGCCTGGGCCGTGGAAATGGCGCGCCGCGGCGCCGGCGAAATTCTGCTGACCAGCATGGACCGCGATGGCACCAAGAGCGGCTTCGACCTGGCGCTCACCCGCGCCGTCAGCGACGCCGTGTCGGTCCCCGTCATCGCCTCCGGCGGCGTCGGCAACCTGGAGCACCTGGCCGACGGCGTGCAGCAAGGCGGCGCCGACGCCGTCCTGGCCGCCAGCATCTTCCATTACGGCCAGCACACCGTAGGCGAAGCCAAATCCGCCATGGCCGCCCGCGGCATCCCCGTCCGCCTCTGA
- the hisI gene encoding phosphoribosyl-AMP cyclohydrolase: protein MNWLDEVKWDAQGLVPVIAQEQGSNDVLMFAWMNREALQKTAELGRAVYFSRSRQRLWFKGEESGHVQTVHEIRLDCDNDVVLLKITQLGHEPGIACHTGRHSCFFSVLKNEVWTPVEPVLKDPESIYK, encoded by the coding sequence ATGAATTGGTTGGACGAAGTGAAGTGGGACGCGCAGGGCCTGGTACCTGTCATCGCCCAGGAACAGGGCAGCAACGATGTCCTGATGTTCGCGTGGATGAACCGGGAGGCGCTGCAAAAAACGGCGGAGCTCGGCCGCGCGGTGTATTTCAGCCGCTCGCGCCAGCGTCTGTGGTTCAAGGGCGAGGAGTCGGGCCACGTGCAGACAGTGCACGAGATCCGCCTCGACTGCGACAACGACGTGGTGCTGCTCAAGATCACCCAGCTCGGCCACGAGCCCGGCATCGCCTGTCACACCGGCCGTCACAGTTGCTTTTTCAGCGTCCTCAAGAATGAAGTCTGGACGCCGGTCGAGCCGGTGTTGAAAGACCCGGAATCCATCTACAAATGA
- a CDS encoding phosphoribosyl-ATP diphosphatase, producing the protein MTPLDSAAPISDALARLAAVIDSRQPARGGNPDESYVARLLHKGPDAFLKKIGEEATEVVLAAKDADHGGDRQKIVNEVADLWFHCMVALSHYGLSPADVVGELTRREGMSGIEEKSLRKVRAREAEERAD; encoded by the coding sequence ATGACCCCGCTCGATTCCGCCGCCCCCATCTCCGACGCACTCGCCCGGCTGGCCGCCGTCATCGACAGCCGCCAGCCGGCACGCGGCGGCAACCCGGACGAAAGCTACGTCGCCCGCCTGCTGCACAAGGGGCCCGATGCATTTCTGAAGAAAATCGGCGAAGAAGCCACCGAAGTCGTGCTCGCCGCCAAAGATGCCGACCACGGTGGCGATCGCCAGAAGATCGTCAACGAGGTGGCCGACCTGTGGTTCCACTGCATGGTGGCCTTGTCGCATTACGGGCTGTCGCCGGCCGACGTGGTGGGGGAACTGACCCGGCGCGAAGGCATGAGCGGCATCGAGGAGAAATCCCTGCGCAAGGTGCGCGCCCGCGAAGCCGAAGAACGCGCGGACTGA
- a CDS encoding histidine triad nucleotide-binding protein, translating into MTAPLRHDPDCIFCKIIGGQIPSRKVFENEEVFAFHDIHPAAPVHFMVVPKAHIPSLAQATPEDAGLLGRIMLLAPKLALEQGCKPYPDGGFRVVVNTGAEGGQEVHHLHVHVMGGPRPWARG; encoded by the coding sequence ATGACCGCACCGCTTCGCCACGACCCGGACTGCATCTTCTGCAAGATCATCGGCGGCCAGATCCCGTCGCGCAAAGTCTTCGAAAACGAAGAAGTGTTCGCTTTTCACGACATCCATCCGGCGGCGCCGGTGCATTTCATGGTCGTGCCCAAGGCGCATATCCCTTCTCTCGCGCAGGCTACGCCCGAGGATGCCGGCCTGCTTGGGCGCATCATGTTGCTGGCGCCGAAGCTGGCGCTGGAACAGGGCTGCAAGCCATACCCCGACGGAGGCTTCCGGGTGGTGGTCAATACCGGCGCCGAAGGCGGCCAGGAAGTGCACCATCTCCACGTCCACGTCATGGGCGGCCCACGTCCCTGGGCCAGGGGCTGA
- the tatA gene encoding Sec-independent protein translocase subunit TatA: MGSFSIWHWLIVLAIVVMVFGTKKLRNLGSDLGGAVKGFKDGVKDGSTDPAEPAVPPSSAHVAHSSNAADKAPIDVETKTRS; encoded by the coding sequence ATGGGTTCGTTTTCCATCTGGCACTGGTTGATCGTGCTGGCCATCGTGGTGATGGTGTTCGGCACCAAGAAGCTTCGTAATCTGGGCTCCGACCTGGGCGGCGCGGTCAAGGGTTTCAAGGACGGCGTGAAGGACGGTTCCACCGATCCGGCCGAGCCGGCGGTTCCGCCGTCGTCGGCGCATGTCGCGCATTCGTCGAACGCGGCCGACAAGGCTCCGATCGACGTCGAGACCAAGACCCGTTCCTGA
- the tatB gene encoding Sec-independent protein translocase protein TatB, with the protein MIDIGLSKMALIGAVALIVIGPEKLPRVARTVGTLLGKAQRYVNDVKAEVNRSMELDELRKMKETVESAARDVHQSVQTQASDFQSGVENAYSGYDSANNIAPPTTYVEPQPPQYRHPGKNWRLKRGATPQWYKARSGVRTKAQSGAARVARHRPQKSN; encoded by the coding sequence GTGATCGACATCGGCCTCTCAAAGATGGCGCTCATCGGCGCGGTGGCGCTGATCGTCATCGGCCCCGAAAAGCTCCCGCGCGTCGCGCGCACCGTGGGAACCTTGCTCGGCAAGGCCCAGCGCTACGTCAACGACGTCAAGGCCGAGGTCAACCGGTCGATGGAGCTCGACGAACTGCGCAAGATGAAGGAAACGGTGGAGTCCGCCGCCCGCGATGTGCACCAGTCGGTGCAGACGCAGGCCAGCGATTTCCAGAGCGGCGTCGAGAACGCCTACTCGGGCTACGACAGCGCGAACAACATCGCGCCGCCCACCACCTACGTGGAGCCGCAGCCGCCGCAGTACCGCCATCCGGGCAAGAACTGGCGCCTCAAGCGGGGCGCCACGCCGCAGTGGTACAAGGCTCGCTCCGGTGTGCGCACCAAGGCGCAATCCGGCGCGGCGCGCGTGGCGCGCCATCGTCCCCAGAAATCCAACTAA
- the tatC gene encoding twin-arginine translocase subunit TatC, with protein MPDPSRDDELAGTEQPFVEHLMELRDRLVKALIAVAIAGGVLFFYPGPGALYDLLAAPLIAHLPQGATLIATSVISPFMVPLKILMMAAFTVALPVVLYQVWAFVAPGLYLHEKRLVLPLVISSSVLFFIGMAFCYFFVFGKVFAFIQSFAPKSITPAPDIEEYLSFVLTMFLAFGIAFEVPIVVVVLARLGLVSIDKLKAFRGYFVVGAFVVAAVVTPPDVVSQLSLAIPMCILYEVGIWAARIFIRTTKAPDEDDQSRADTAA; from the coding sequence ATGCCTGATCCCTCACGCGACGACGAACTCGCCGGCACCGAACAGCCCTTCGTCGAGCATCTGATGGAGCTGCGCGACCGGCTGGTGAAGGCGCTGATCGCCGTCGCCATCGCCGGTGGCGTGTTGTTCTTCTATCCCGGCCCGGGCGCCCTGTACGACCTGCTGGCGGCGCCGCTGATCGCACACCTGCCGCAAGGCGCGACGCTCATCGCCACCTCGGTGATCTCGCCCTTCATGGTGCCGCTCAAGATCCTCATGATGGCGGCCTTCACCGTGGCCTTGCCGGTGGTGCTCTACCAGGTGTGGGCTTTCGTGGCGCCGGGGCTGTACCTGCACGAAAAGCGCCTGGTGCTGCCGCTGGTCATCTCGTCGAGCGTGCTGTTCTTCATCGGCATGGCGTTCTGCTATTTCTTCGTCTTCGGCAAGGTGTTCGCCTTCATCCAGAGCTTCGCGCCCAAGAGCATCACGCCTGCGCCTGATATCGAGGAATACCTGAGCTTCGTGCTGACGATGTTCCTGGCCTTCGGTATCGCCTTCGAGGTGCCGATCGTGGTGGTGGTGCTGGCGCGGCTCGGGCTCGTCAGCATCGACAAGCTGAAAGCCTTCCGGGGTTATTTCGTGGTCGGTGCCTTCGTCGTGGCGGCGGTGGTCACGCCGCCGGACGTGGTGTCGCAGCTCTCGCTGGCCATTCCGATGTGCATTCTTTACGAGGTCGGCATCTGGGCCGCCCGGATTTTCATCCGGACCACCAAGGCGCCGGACGAAGACGACCAAAGCCGCGCCGACACGGCGGCCTGA
- a CDS encoding ABC transporter ATP-binding protein, with protein MSDAVNIANKTILSVEGLKVAYGHIEAVKGIDFALQEGKITTLVGANGAGKSTTLLALSGLVKKAAGKIVFDGRDIGSLAPHRIVGGGLVQVAEGRATLTTLTVHENLELGAYTRRNRAERLQDLDYVYGLFPRLAERRAGLAGNLSGGEQQMLAIGRALMARPRVLLLDEPSMGLAPIIVQDIFRTLKSINQRGLSIFLVEQNVRQALKIADQGYVIETGKIVLADSGAALLGNPKVQDAYLGG; from the coding sequence ATGAGTGACGCCGTGAACATTGCGAACAAGACCATTCTCTCGGTCGAGGGACTGAAGGTCGCCTACGGCCATATCGAAGCGGTAAAAGGCATCGATTTCGCACTGCAGGAGGGCAAGATCACCACCCTCGTCGGCGCCAACGGCGCGGGCAAGTCGACCACCCTGCTGGCGCTGTCGGGCCTGGTGAAGAAGGCGGCCGGCAAGATCGTCTTCGACGGCCGCGACATCGGCTCGCTGGCACCGCACCGCATCGTCGGCGGCGGGCTGGTGCAGGTCGCCGAGGGCCGCGCCACGCTCACCACTCTCACGGTGCACGAGAACCTGGAGCTCGGCGCCTACACCCGGCGCAACCGGGCGGAGCGCTTGCAGGATCTGGATTACGTCTACGGCCTGTTCCCCCGCCTGGCCGAACGCCGCGCGGGCCTGGCCGGCAACCTGTCGGGCGGCGAGCAGCAGATGTTGGCGATCGGCCGCGCGCTGATGGCACGCCCCCGGGTACTGCTGCTCGACGAGCCTTCGATGGGCCTGGCGCCGATCATCGTGCAGGACATCTTCCGCACCCTGAAGTCGATCAACCAGCGCGGCCTGAGCATCTTCCTGGTCGAACAGAACGTGCGCCAGGCGCTGAAGATCGCCGACCAGGGCTATGTCATCGAGACCGGCAAGATCGTGCTGGCCGACTCCGGCGCCGCACTGCTGGGCAATCCGAAGGTGCAGGACGCCTACCTGGGCGGCTGA
- a CDS encoding branched-chain amino acid ABC transporter permease, which yields MAAFDNFWAVYSNLVLGLGVNALLALSIYLTLSCGMLAMANAAFMGIGAYTASLLTMNYDTPFIVSIAAGMVAPAIVAFVIGKPTLRLSGVYLAMATLAFGEVVRIFVLNTESVTGGALGLNGIPQSTQWWHVALALGLVLLVLWRLRHSRVGRAFESIKEDETAAGLMGIDVGAHKMLAFVMGAAIAGLAGTLNAHLTFFIGPNEYGFDRGVDILTMAILGGINGLTGPILGGTILTLLPEVLRGFQDFRLVVNGLILVLIVLFLPKGLWDPARIRQWFGRGGQRA from the coding sequence ATGGCTGCCTTCGACAATTTCTGGGCCGTCTATAGCAACCTGGTGCTCGGCCTGGGCGTCAACGCCCTGCTCGCCCTGTCCATCTACCTGACGCTGTCCTGCGGCATGCTGGCCATGGCCAACGCGGCCTTCATGGGCATCGGCGCGTACACCGCGTCGCTGCTCACCATGAACTACGACACGCCCTTCATCGTGTCGATCGCCGCCGGCATGGTGGCGCCCGCCATCGTGGCCTTCGTCATCGGCAAGCCGACCCTGCGGCTGTCGGGCGTGTACCTGGCGATGGCGACACTGGCCTTCGGCGAAGTGGTGCGCATCTTCGTGCTCAACACCGAATCGGTCACCGGCGGCGCGCTGGGGCTCAACGGCATTCCGCAGTCGACCCAGTGGTGGCACGTGGCTTTGGCGCTGGGGCTGGTGCTGCTGGTGCTCTGGCGCCTGCGGCATTCGCGTGTCGGCCGCGCTTTCGAGTCGATCAAGGAAGACGAGACCGCTGCCGGCCTGATGGGCATCGACGTCGGCGCGCACAAGATGCTGGCCTTCGTCATGGGCGCGGCCATCGCCGGCCTGGCGGGCACGCTCAACGCGCACCTCACCTTCTTCATCGGCCCCAACGAATACGGCTTCGACCGTGGCGTGGACATTCTCACCATGGCGATCCTCGGCGGCATCAATGGCCTGACCGGCCCGATCCTGGGCGGCACCATCCTCACACTGCTGCCCGAAGTGCTGCGCGGCTTCCAGGATTTCCGCCTGGTGGTCAACGGCCTCATCCTGGTGCTGATCGTGCTGTTCCTGCCCAAAGGCCTTTGGGATCCGGCGCGCATCCGCCAGTGGTTCGGACGCGGAGGCCAGCGAGCATGA
- a CDS encoding branched-chain amino acid ABC transporter permease: protein MLEQQLINALSLGCVYALFALGFTLIFGVLGVINLSHGAVFMVGAYAAVQAIVHLNLPLWAALVFSFVVCGVLGLLIDFLVLRPLRQRNAPHLIPMIASIGVAIVLNNGVQGIFGAENLRFPSGVVSSDSMNLGGLHLTALELGIILLSFVLMAVLMIALKRTQLGRALRAIAESPKAAYLVGINVEGLFYLTSFAAAGLGGVAGVLIGLYSNALFPLMGQPMLHKGIAVIILGGMGDIRGAMLGGLFLGFAEVLSVAYIGSNMRDAVAFGLLFLVLLVRPKGLFGTLQERKV from the coding sequence GTGCTGGAACAGCAGTTAATCAATGCCTTGTCGCTGGGGTGCGTCTACGCCCTCTTCGCACTCGGCTTCACCCTCATCTTCGGCGTCCTCGGCGTCATCAACCTGTCCCACGGCGCCGTCTTCATGGTCGGCGCCTATGCCGCGGTCCAGGCCATCGTCCACCTGAACCTGCCGCTGTGGGCAGCGCTCGTCTTCTCCTTCGTCGTCTGCGGCGTGCTGGGGCTGCTGATCGACTTCCTGGTGCTGCGCCCGCTGCGCCAGCGCAACGCGCCCCACCTGATTCCGATGATCGCCAGCATCGGCGTGGCGATCGTGCTGAACAACGGCGTGCAGGGCATTTTCGGTGCCGAAAACCTGCGCTTCCCCTCGGGCGTGGTGTCGAGCGACTCGATGAACCTCGGCGGCCTGCACCTCACCGCGCTGGAGCTGGGCATCATCCTGCTGTCCTTCGTGCTGATGGCGGTGCTGATGATCGCACTCAAGCGAACCCAGCTCGGCCGCGCACTGCGGGCCATCGCCGAGTCGCCCAAGGCGGCCTATCTGGTCGGCATCAACGTCGAAGGGCTGTTCTACCTGACCTCCTTCGCCGCCGCCGGCCTGGGCGGCGTGGCCGGCGTGCTGATCGGTCTGTACTCCAACGCGCTGTTCCCGCTGATGGGCCAGCCGATGCTGCACAAGGGCATCGCGGTGATCATTCTGGGCGGCATGGGCGACATCCGGGGCGCCATGCTGGGCGGCCTGTTCCTGGGCTTCGCCGAGGTGCTGTCGGTGGCCTACATCGGTTCCAACATGCGTGACGCGGTAGCCTTCGGGCTGCTGTTCCTGGTGCTGCTGGTGCGGCCCAAGGGACTGTTCGGCACGTTGCAGGAACGGAAGGTTTGA